From Blattabacterium cuenoti, the proteins below share one genomic window:
- the rplC gene encoding 50S ribosomal protein L3, with protein sequence MFGLMGIHFGMTSIFSKNGENIPCTIVKIYPCYIVQIKNLEKDGYSSIQLGMINKKKKHTTKALQGHFKKAGITPKKQLMEFRGKILNSSKEEIKMGDLIDINIFSEGELVDVKGKTKGKGFQGVVKRHGFSGVGESSHGQHNRLRSPGSVGAGSDPSRVFKGKKMGGRMGGCYMTVKNLILLKIDLDNNVLLLKGSVPGNKNSYLIIKKKNGVRNIRY encoded by the coding sequence ATGTTTGGTTTAATGGGAATCCATTTTGGAATGACTAGTATTTTTTCTAAGAATGGGGAAAATATCCCATGTACTATTGTAAAAATATATCCTTGTTATATTGTTCAAATAAAAAACTTAGAAAAAGATGGTTATTCTTCTATTCAATTAGGAATGATAAATAAGAAAAAAAAACATACAACTAAAGCTTTACAGGGTCATTTTAAAAAAGCAGGAATTACTCCAAAAAAACAATTAATGGAATTTAGAGGAAAAATCTTAAATTCTTCAAAAGAAGAAATTAAAATGGGAGATTTAATTGATATAAATATATTTTCAGAAGGAGAATTAGTTGATGTAAAGGGGAAAACTAAAGGAAAAGGATTTCAAGGAGTGGTTAAAAGACATGGATTTTCTGGTGTAGGAGAAAGTAGTCATGGGCAACATAATAGATTAAGATCTCCTGGATCTGTTGGAGCAGGATCGGATCCTTCTAGAGTTTTTAAAGGTAAAAAAATGGGTGGACGAATGGGAGGATGTTATATGACTGTAAAAAATTTGATTCTATTAAAAATAGATTTAGATAACAATGTCCTTTTATTAAAAGGATCTGTTCCTGGTAATAAAAATTCATATTTAATAATAAAGAAAAAAAATGGAGTTAGAAATATTAGATATTAA
- the rpsQ gene encoding 30S ribosomal protein S17 gives MIIQDKKNKDSFIKIRKKRKERKGIVTSDKMDKTVIVSEIKRVKHKFYEKRILKRKKYMVHDEKNISKKGDVVFIMETRPISKKKCWRLVSVLEKKKEILK, from the coding sequence ATGATTATTCAAGATAAAAAGAATAAAGATTCTTTTATTAAGATTAGGAAAAAAAGAAAAGAAAGAAAAGGAATAGTCACTAGTGATAAAATGGATAAAACTGTTATTGTTTCTGAAATAAAAAGAGTAAAACATAAATTTTATGAGAAAAGAATTCTGAAAAGAAAAAAGTATATGGTTCATGATGAGAAAAATATTTCTAAAAAAGGTGATGTAGTCTTTATAATGGAAACACGTCCTATTAGTAAGAAAAAATGTTGGAGATTGGTTTCTGTTTTAGAAAAAAAAAAGGAAATATTAAAATAA
- the rpsS gene encoding 30S ribosomal protein S19, producing MARSLKKGPYVSHKLYKKVLKNIKNEKKIVIKTWSRPSTILPDFVGQTFSVHNGRQFITVYITENMIGHKLGEFAPTRTFRKHSGSKNKVKVKN from the coding sequence ATGGCAAGATCTCTTAAAAAAGGACCTTATGTTTCTCATAAATTGTACAAAAAAGTTTTAAAAAATATAAAAAACGAAAAAAAAATTGTTATTAAAACATGGTCTAGACCTTCTACTATTTTACCTGATTTTGTAGGTCAAACTTTTTCTGTTCATAATGGAAGACAATTTATCACTGTTTATATAACAGAAAATATGATTGGACATAAATTGGGTGAATTCGCTCCTACACGTACTTTTAGAAAACATTCTGGATCAAAAAATAAAGTAAAAGTTAAAAATTAG
- the rplP gene encoding 50S ribosomal protein L16, with amino-acid sequence MLQPKKTKYKKRQKGRIRGYASKGIFLSRGLYGIKALEGGWISSKQLEAARVAATRYMKREGNLWINIFPDKPATKKPQEVRMGKGKGPVEFWVAVVKPGRILFEIDGVTIDIAKEALRLAAQKLPIKIKFIYSKEYI; translated from the coding sequence ATGTTACAACCGAAAAAAACAAAATATAAGAAAAGACAGAAAGGAAGAATACGTGGGTATGCGTCAAAAGGAATATTTTTATCGAGAGGTTTATATGGGATAAAAGCTTTAGAAGGAGGATGGATTAGTTCTAAGCAATTAGAAGCTGCTCGTGTTGCTGCCACAAGATATATGAAAAGAGAAGGAAATTTATGGATAAATATTTTTCCAGATAAACCTGCTACAAAAAAGCCACAAGAAGTACGTATGGGAAAAGGAAAGGGGCCTGTGGAATTTTGGGTTGCAGTGGTAAAACCAGGAAGAATTTTATTTGAAATAGATGGAGTTACTATTGATATAGCAAAAGAAGCTTTAAGATTAGCTGCACAAAAATTACCTATAAAAATAAAATTTATTTATTCTAAAGAATATATATGA
- the rpsL gene encoding 30S ribosomal protein S12 → MPTIQQLIRKGRKSSSKKRKSIALDFCPQKRGVCTRVYTTTPKKPNSAMRKVARVRFTNGKEVISYINGEGHNLQEHSIVLVKGGRVKDLPGVKYKVVRGARDTAGVNGRKKSRSKYGAKIEKKGK, encoded by the coding sequence ATGCCTACTATACAACAATTAATTAGAAAAGGAAGAAAATCTTCTTCTAAAAAAAGAAAATCTATTGCCTTAGATTTTTGTCCGCAAAAAAGAGGAGTATGCACAAGAGTTTATACTACTACTCCAAAAAAACCTAATTCTGCGATGCGAAAAGTAGCTCGTGTTCGTTTTACAAATGGTAAAGAAGTTATTAGTTATATAAATGGAGAGGGACATAATTTACAAGAACATTCAATTGTTTTGGTAAAAGGAGGTAGAGTGAAAGATTTACCAGGAGTAAAATATAAAGTGGTACGTGGTGCTCGTGATACTGCGGGGGTTAACGGAAGGAAAAAAAGTAGAAGTAAGTATGGAGCTAAAATAGAAAAAAAAGGAAAATAA
- the rpmC gene encoding 50S ribosomal protein L29: MKYSDLKILSEKEILKYLENKRNDYKKMKFDHSIGLKKNTMEIRWLRRDIAKLKTEFNRKKAK; this comes from the coding sequence ATGAAATATTCTGACTTGAAAATACTTTCTGAAAAAGAAATTCTAAAATATTTAGAAAATAAAAGAAATGATTACAAAAAAATGAAATTTGATCATTCTATTGGTTTAAAAAAAAATACTATGGAAATTAGATGGTTAAGAAGAGATATAGCTAAATTAAAAACTGAATTTAATAGAAAAAAAGCAAAATGA
- the rplD gene encoding 50S ribosomal protein L4, with protein MELEILDIKGELTNRKIVLNDNFFEKTKPYNHSIYLEIKRYLSAQRHGKHKSKERSDLSGSTKKLHRQKGTGASRKGDIKNPIFRGGGRVFGPRPRLYLSKMNKQTKFLVRKSIIEYKLKKNKVKIIEDIRLDKPKMKPFLKILEYLGLINEKLLMIVEKKNTNLYLSSRNLDKFRLSTICEVNSYLLLKYSYILFSESSAKKIKNFLDPLNL; from the coding sequence ATGGAGTTAGAAATATTAGATATTAAGGGTGAATTAACGAATCGTAAGATTGTATTAAATGATAATTTTTTTGAAAAGACAAAACCTTATAATCATTCTATATATTTAGAAATTAAAAGATATTTATCAGCTCAACGTCATGGAAAACATAAATCTAAAGAAAGAAGTGATTTATCTGGAAGTACAAAAAAATTACATAGGCAAAAAGGAACAGGTGCATCTAGAAAAGGGGATATAAAAAATCCTATATTTAGAGGAGGAGGAAGAGTTTTTGGTCCTCGTCCAAGACTTTATTTATCTAAAATGAACAAACAAACTAAATTTTTAGTTAGAAAATCTATTATAGAATATAAATTGAAAAAAAATAAAGTTAAAATAATAGAAGACATTAGATTGGATAAACCAAAAATGAAACCTTTTTTAAAAATATTAGAATACTTAGGATTAATAAATGAAAAATTATTAATGATAGTCGAAAAAAAAAATACAAATTTGTATTTATCTTCTAGAAATTTAGATAAATTTAGATTATCTACTATTTGTGAAGTAAATAGTTATTTGTTATTAAAATATTCATATATTCTATTCTCGGAGAGTTCCGCTAAAAAAATTAAGAATTTTCTTGATCCCTTAAATTTATGA
- the rpsC gene encoding 30S ribosomal protein S3 gives MGQKTNPMMNRLGIIVGWQSSWCNNYKERILEDFKVRRYIEARFPKGIISRIFIERTMKFITLTIRTSRPALVIGKGGDEVDTVRKELKKLTKKEIQINISEVKRPELDAPLVAKNLVRQLENRISYKKLIKLSMIAAMRMNAKGVKIQISGRLNGAEMARCEIYKEGRISLGTFRAEVDYYMSVAHTIYGSIGVKVWIMKGEIYGKKELSPSLMQKKYRFSNHKTFRRKKF, from the coding sequence ATGGGACAAAAAACGAATCCAATGATGAATCGATTAGGTATTATTGTAGGATGGCAATCTAGTTGGTGTAACAATTATAAAGAAAGAATATTAGAAGATTTTAAAGTTAGAAGATATATAGAAGCAAGATTTCCTAAAGGAATAATTTCTAGAATTTTTATAGAACGAACTATGAAATTCATTACTTTAACCATTAGGACTTCTCGTCCAGCTCTTGTTATAGGAAAGGGTGGAGATGAAGTTGATACTGTAAGAAAAGAATTAAAAAAACTAACGAAAAAAGAAATTCAAATAAATATATCTGAAGTGAAACGTCCTGAATTAGATGCTCCTTTAGTTGCAAAAAATTTGGTAAGACAATTAGAAAATAGAATTTCTTATAAAAAATTAATTAAATTATCTATGATTGCTGCTATGAGAATGAATGCCAAAGGTGTAAAAATTCAGATATCAGGAAGATTAAATGGAGCAGAGATGGCAAGATGTGAGATTTACAAGGAAGGAAGAATCTCTTTAGGTACGTTTAGAGCAGAGGTTGATTATTATATGTCTGTAGCTCATACAATATATGGAAGTATAGGAGTTAAAGTATGGATAATGAAAGGAGAAATATATGGAAAAAAAGAATTATCTCCTTCATTAATGCAAAAAAAATATAGATTTTCTAACCATAAAACATTTCGTAGAAAAAAGTTTTGA
- a CDS encoding 50S ribosomal protein L23, with translation MIILNQPYLTEKSSGKEKNLCYTFLVYINSNKKEIKEEINKMFGVSVRKICTMIYPRKNKSRYTKKGYLYGRTSKVKKAIVKLEVDQKISFFKKKKEDIDISKK, from the coding sequence ATGATTATTTTAAATCAACCTTATCTTACAGAAAAATCATCTGGAAAGGAAAAAAATTTATGTTATACTTTTCTGGTATATATTAATTCTAATAAAAAAGAAATTAAAGAAGAAATAAATAAAATGTTTGGAGTTTCTGTGAGAAAAATTTGTACTATGATTTATCCTAGAAAAAATAAATCAAGGTATACTAAAAAAGGATATTTATATGGAAGAACTTCTAAAGTTAAAAAAGCAATTGTTAAATTAGAAGTAGATCAAAAAATTAGTTTTTTTAAGAAAAAAAAAGAAGATATAGATATATCTAAAAAATAA
- the rplN gene encoding 50S ribosomal protein L14 — protein MLQQESRCRVSDNTGAKEALIIRVLGGTGKKYASLGDSIIVTIKEAVSGGLVKKGQVIKAIIIRTKNRKRRKDGSYICFDDNACVLINTTGEIMGTRVFGPVARELRDKEYMKIISLAQEVL, from the coding sequence ATGTTACAACAAGAATCTAGATGTAGAGTTTCGGATAACACAGGAGCAAAAGAAGCTTTAATTATTAGAGTTTTAGGTGGTACAGGAAAAAAATATGCATCATTGGGAGATTCTATTATTGTTACTATTAAAGAAGCAGTTTCGGGTGGATTAGTGAAAAAAGGTCAAGTAATAAAAGCTATTATTATTCGGACAAAAAATAGAAAAAGGAGAAAAGACGGTTCTTATATATGTTTTGATGATAATGCATGTGTTCTTATTAACACTACTGGAGAAATAATGGGAACTAGAGTTTTTGGCCCTGTTGCTAGAGAATTAAGAGATAAAGAATACATGAAGATTATATCATTAGCACAGGAAGTTTTATAA
- the rplB gene encoding 50S ribosomal protein L2 yields the protein MSIRKLKPLTPGQRFKIVNNFDQITHSIPDRNLTRGKSKSGGRNNYGKMTVRYLGGGHKKRYRIIDFKRRKFGITSIVKTIEYDPNRSSFIALLHYKDGEKRYILALDKLKIGQEIISGKGIPFNIGNSTFLSEIPLGTNISCIELRPGEGAKIARSAGSYALLYARDNKYATIKLPSGEVRIILNQCMATIGIVSNLDHQLEKYGKAGKNRHLGRRSRTRGVAMNPVDHPMGGGEGKASGGIPRSRKGIPSKGFRTRSKKKYSDKYILQRRKK from the coding sequence ATGTCAATAAGAAAATTAAAACCATTAACACCCGGTCAACGTTTTAAGATAGTTAATAATTTTGATCAAATTACACATTCTATTCCTGATAGAAATTTAACAAGAGGAAAATCAAAATCTGGAGGAAGGAATAATTATGGTAAAATGACTGTACGTTATCTTGGAGGAGGACATAAAAAAAGGTATAGAATAATTGATTTTAAGAGAAGAAAGTTTGGAATTACTTCTATAGTAAAAACTATAGAATATGATCCTAATAGATCTTCTTTTATTGCTTTACTTCATTATAAAGATGGTGAAAAAAGATATATTTTAGCTTTAGATAAATTAAAAATAGGACAAGAAATTATTTCTGGAAAAGGAATACCGTTTAATATAGGAAATTCTACTTTTCTAAGTGAAATTCCTTTAGGGACAAATATTTCCTGTATAGAATTGAGGCCTGGAGAAGGAGCAAAAATAGCTAGAAGTGCAGGTTCTTATGCTTTATTATATGCAAGAGATAATAAATATGCAACAATTAAGCTTCCATCTGGAGAAGTAAGGATAATATTGAATCAATGTATGGCAACAATAGGTATTGTTTCAAACCTTGATCATCAATTAGAAAAATATGGAAAAGCTGGAAAAAATAGACATCTAGGAAGAAGATCAAGAACTAGAGGAGTGGCAATGAATCCTGTAGATCACCCAATGGGAGGTGGTGAAGGGAAAGCTTCTGGTGGTATACCTAGAAGTAGGAAAGGAATTCCATCTAAAGGTTTTCGAACACGTTCGAAAAAAAAATATTCTGATAAATATATTTTGCAAAGAAGAAAAAAATAA
- the rpsG gene encoding 30S ribosomal protein S7: MRKSKKRKRIYFPDPRFNDILVSRFINHLMKNGKKNLAYRIFYNAMKKIEEIKDKEEKSSLEIWKDGLKNVTPNVEVRSRRMGGSNIQIPTSISSNSRITKAIKLLISCASIRKEKTMSSRLAYEIFDAYNEQGEAVKRKENIHKIAEANKAFSHFRF, translated from the coding sequence ATGAGAAAATCTAAAAAAAGAAAAAGAATTTATTTTCCTGATCCAAGATTTAATGATATTCTTGTCTCTCGTTTTATCAATCATTTAATGAAAAATGGAAAAAAAAATTTAGCTTATAGGATATTTTATAATGCAATGAAAAAAATAGAGGAAATCAAAGATAAAGAAGAAAAATCCTCTTTAGAAATATGGAAAGATGGATTAAAAAATGTTACACCTAATGTAGAAGTTAGAAGTCGTAGAATGGGAGGATCCAATATACAAATACCCACGTCTATTTCTTCTAACAGCAGAATAACTAAAGCAATAAAATTACTTATTTCTTGTGCTTCTATTAGAAAAGAAAAAACAATGTCTTCTAGATTGGCTTATGAAATATTTGATGCTTACAATGAGCAAGGAGAAGCGGTAAAAAGAAAGGAAAATATTCATAAAATAGCGGAAGCTAATAAAGCTTTTTCTCATTTTAGATTTTAA
- the rplV gene encoding 50S ribosomal protein L22 produces the protein MEEHKKNIIFASSNEVSISPRKIRLVVNLVKNKEIQEALDILKYSKKHQISLILRKLLLSALSNWNKIYKNILEKDSNLYIGKIVVNQGKTLKRLRPVPQGRGNRIRKRSSKILVVLEKR, from the coding sequence ATGGAAGAACATAAAAAAAATATTATTTTTGCTTCTTCAAATGAAGTTTCTATTTCTCCAAGAAAAATTAGGCTAGTAGTTAACTTAGTTAAAAATAAAGAAATACAAGAGGCTTTAGATATATTAAAATATAGTAAGAAACATCAAATATCTTTGATTTTGAGAAAATTACTATTATCTGCTTTATCTAATTGGAATAAAATTTATAAAAATATTTTGGAAAAAGATTCTAATTTATATATTGGTAAAATAGTAGTTAATCAAGGAAAAACTTTGAAAAGATTACGTCCAGTCCCTCAAGGAAGAGGAAATAGAATAAGGAAAAGATCGAGTAAAATTTTAGTTGTTTTAGAAAAAAGATAA
- the rpsN gene encoding 30S ribosomal protein S14: MAKESVKARQRKREKIVLKYAKKRKFLKDSKNYELLQKLPRNASPVRLKNRCSITGRCRGYMRKFGISRIVFRDMVSQGLIPGVKKASW; encoded by the coding sequence ATGGCTAAAGAATCAGTAAAAGCAAGACAAAGAAAAAGAGAAAAAATAGTTTTAAAATATGCGAAAAAACGTAAGTTTTTGAAAGACTCTAAGAATTATGAATTGTTACAAAAGTTGCCTAGAAATGCATCTCCTGTCCGTTTAAAAAATAGATGTTCTATTACTGGAAGATGTAGAGGTTATATGAGGAAATTTGGTATTTCCCGCATTGTTTTTAGAGATATGGTTTCTCAAGGTCTTATTCCCGGAGTTAAGAAAGCAAGTTGGTAA
- the rplE gene encoding 50S ribosomal protein L5: protein MIYHPRLKILYNIEIIPKLMKKFKYTSVMEVPRLKKIIIHQGIGSFFVLDKKIVDFSLKEISSITGQKSVLCYSKHDESGFKLRKGTPIGVMVTLRKVRMYEFLERLIVISLPRVRDFEGLKNNSFDGFGNYNLGINEQVIYPEINIDKIKKNMGMNITFVTSAKSDIEGKDLLSSFGIPFKNK from the coding sequence ATGATTTATCATCCTAGATTAAAAATATTATATAATATTGAAATTATTCCTAAATTGATGAAAAAGTTTAAATATACTTCTGTTATGGAAGTTCCAAGATTAAAAAAAATAATTATTCATCAAGGAATAGGATCATTTTTTGTTTTAGATAAAAAAATAGTTGATTTTTCATTAAAAGAAATATCTTCTATAACTGGACAAAAATCTGTTTTATGTTATTCTAAACATGATGAATCTGGATTTAAGTTGAGAAAAGGTACACCTATAGGTGTAATGGTTACTTTGAGAAAAGTTAGGATGTATGAATTTTTGGAAAGGTTAATTGTAATTTCTTTGCCAAGAGTAAGAGACTTTGAAGGTTTAAAGAATAACAGTTTTGATGGTTTTGGAAATTATAATCTTGGAATTAACGAACAAGTGATTTATCCAGAAATAAATATAGATAAGATAAAAAAAAATATGGGAATGAATATTACGTTTGTAACGTCTGCAAAAAGTGATATAGAAGGAAAAGATCTTTTATCTTCATTTGGTATTCCATTTAAAAATAAATAG
- the rplX gene encoding 50S ribosomal protein L24, whose product MKKGDLVYILSGNNKGKKGTILKVIKKKNKVLIHGINMIKKHLKPNRNNLKGSIVEKEAPIHISNVKKINS is encoded by the coding sequence ATGAAAAAAGGAGATTTAGTATATATTTTATCTGGTAATAATAAAGGAAAAAAAGGAACAATCCTAAAGGTTATTAAAAAAAAAAATAAAGTATTAATACATGGTATTAATATGATTAAAAAACATTTAAAACCAAATAGAAATAATCTGAAAGGTTCTATTGTAGAAAAAGAAGCGCCTATACATATTTCAAATGTCAAAAAGATAAACTCATGA
- the fusA gene encoding elongation factor G, with the protein MSKDLRYTRNIGIAAHIDAGKTTTTERILFYTGINHKIGEVHDGTATMDWMLQEQERGITITSAATCCKWNYKNKKYQINIIDTPGHVDFTVEVERSLRILDGMVVLFSAVDGVEPQSETIWRQADKYSIPRIAFINKMDRQGADFFNVCFQITDMFGAHSVPLQIPIGSENGFKGVVDLISNKAIIWDDHNYGITYQKIPIPENMKDIVNDYHNKLIESLSEYDDVLMEKYISNDYSISEEEIISSLHKSTIEMKIIPILCGSSFKNKGVQTVLDAICRYLPSPLEVKDIVGIHPVYQTKETRKPSEKEPFSALAFKIASDPFVGRLAFFRVYSGKIEAGSYGLNPRSGSKERISRIYQMHANKQNPICQIEAGDIAAIVGFKNIRTGDTLCDEKNPILLESISFPDPVIGIAIEPKYKSDIDKMSLALSKLMEEDPTFQVRVDNYTGQTIISGMGELHLEILLDRMNREFKVEVNQGKPKVEYKEALTTLVEHREIYKKQTGGRGKYADILFKVGPGSKGSKGLEFINKIKGGNIPKEYIPSIKKGCVEMMKRGPLSGYEIDNARIIILDGSYHSVDSDQLAFEIAGRLGFKKAVKKTKPILLEPIMKLEIVVPEENMGDVIGDLNRRRGIVQNMNDKKNIKIIQSLVPLSEMFGYVTILRTLSSGRGTSTMEFYHYDVVPKNIMENIIFVNQKQEKNNLDDKKKKIKKK; encoded by the coding sequence ATGTCAAAGGATTTAAGATATACAAGAAATATAGGAATTGCAGCACATATTGATGCTGGAAAAACAACAACAACAGAAAGAATTCTTTTTTACACAGGAATTAATCATAAAATAGGGGAAGTCCATGATGGAACAGCTACAATGGATTGGATGTTACAGGAACAAGAACGTGGAATAACTATAACTTCAGCTGCTACATGTTGTAAATGGAATTATAAAAATAAGAAATATCAAATCAATATTATAGATACACCTGGTCATGTAGATTTTACAGTAGAAGTGGAAAGATCTTTAAGAATATTAGATGGAATGGTTGTTTTATTTAGTGCTGTAGATGGAGTTGAACCTCAATCAGAAACAATATGGAGACAAGCAGATAAATATTCTATACCTAGAATAGCTTTTATTAATAAAATGGATCGTCAAGGAGCAGATTTTTTTAATGTTTGTTTCCAAATAACAGATATGTTTGGGGCTCATTCTGTTCCTTTACAAATTCCTATTGGATCTGAAAATGGATTTAAAGGAGTAGTAGATTTAATATCAAATAAAGCAATTATATGGGATGATCATAATTATGGTATAACGTATCAAAAAATACCTATTCCTGAAAATATGAAAGATATTGTAAATGATTATCATAACAAGTTAATCGAATCATTATCTGAATATGATGATGTACTTATGGAAAAGTATATATCTAATGATTATTCTATTTCTGAAGAAGAAATAATATCTTCTTTGCATAAAAGCACAATTGAAATGAAGATTATTCCAATATTATGTGGTTCTTCTTTTAAAAATAAAGGAGTACAAACAGTATTAGATGCTATATGTCGTTATTTGCCTTCTCCTTTAGAGGTAAAGGATATTGTAGGTATACATCCTGTTTATCAAACAAAAGAAACAAGAAAACCTAGTGAGAAAGAACCATTTTCTGCTTTAGCTTTTAAAATAGCTAGCGATCCATTTGTTGGACGATTGGCTTTTTTTAGAGTTTATTCTGGTAAAATAGAAGCAGGATCATATGGTTTAAATCCTAGATCTGGAAGTAAAGAAAGAATTTCCCGTATATATCAAATGCACGCTAATAAACAGAATCCTATTTGTCAAATAGAAGCAGGAGATATAGCTGCGATAGTAGGATTTAAAAATATTAGAACGGGAGATACGTTATGTGATGAAAAAAACCCAATACTTTTGGAAAGTATTTCTTTTCCTGATCCTGTCATAGGAATAGCCATAGAACCAAAATATAAATCAGATATTGACAAAATGAGTTTAGCTTTGTCCAAACTAATGGAAGAAGATCCAACTTTTCAAGTACGTGTAGATAATTATACAGGACAAACTATAATTTCTGGTATGGGTGAACTACATTTAGAAATACTTTTAGACAGAATGAATAGAGAATTCAAAGTAGAAGTTAATCAAGGTAAACCAAAAGTAGAATATAAAGAAGCGCTAACTACTTTGGTAGAACATAGAGAAATATATAAAAAACAAACAGGAGGACGTGGTAAATATGCTGATATTTTGTTTAAAGTTGGTCCGGGAAGTAAAGGAAGTAAAGGTTTAGAATTCATTAATAAAATAAAAGGTGGAAATATTCCTAAAGAATATATTCCATCAATAAAAAAGGGTTGTGTAGAAATGATGAAAAGAGGCCCTTTGTCAGGATATGAAATTGATAACGCAAGAATAATTATTTTAGACGGATCTTATCATTCTGTTGATTCTGATCAATTAGCATTTGAAATAGCAGGAAGATTAGGTTTTAAAAAAGCAGTAAAAAAAACTAAACCTATTCTTTTAGAACCAATTATGAAATTGGAGATAGTAGTACCAGAAGAAAATATGGGAGATGTAATAGGTGATTTGAATCGTAGGAGGGGAATTGTACAAAATATGAATGACAAAAAAAATATAAAAATAATTCAGTCTTTAGTTCCTTTATCTGAAATGTTTGGTTACGTTACTATCTTAAGAACTCTTTCCTCAGGTAGAGGAACATCAACTATGGAATTTTATCACTATGATGTAGTTCCAAAAAATATAATGGAAAACATAATCTTTGTAAATCAAAAGCAAGAAAAGAATAATTTAGATGATAAAAAAAAGAAAATTAAGAAAAAATAA
- the rpsJ gene encoding 30S ribosomal protein S10 produces the protein MGHDIKIKLKSYDYNLLDKSAEKIVKSVLPTGVVLNGPVPLPTEKKIFTVLRSPHVNKKSREQFLLPTHKRLLQIHNASSKTVDALMKLELPSGVEAEIKV, from the coding sequence ATGGGGCATGATATAAAAATTAAATTAAAATCTTATGATTATAATTTATTAGATAAATCGGCTGAGAAAATAGTAAAATCTGTACTTCCAACAGGTGTTGTATTGAATGGTCCGGTTCCGTTACCTACAGAGAAAAAAATATTTACAGTATTGCGTTCTCCACATGTAAATAAAAAGTCAAGGGAACAATTTTTACTTCCTACGCATAAAAGACTTTTGCAAATTCATAATGCTTCCTCTAAAACAGTAGATGCTTTAATGAAATTAGAATTACCAAGTGGTGTAGAAGCTGAAATTAAAGTATGA